A stretch of Candidatus Zixiibacteriota bacterium DNA encodes these proteins:
- the ybeY gene encoding rRNA maturation RNase YbeY, protein MARGIPRVRIPADELVAALRRVGRGENASGRIGVVIVDDPVMHELNRRYRCRNRPTDVLSFPLAAGAPVHTDRLVGEVYCNYDHARRWRAGHGGTIADELVRLAVHGCLHLLGYDHHTAPDRDRMVRAERKYLRMSGLIAHRNGQGHGS, encoded by the coding sequence GTGGCGCGCGGAATCCCGCGCGTGCGGATTCCCGCCGACGAGCTTGTTGCGGCGCTGCGTCGCGTCGGTCGCGGTGAGAACGCGTCTGGGCGAATCGGAGTGGTCATCGTCGATGATCCGGTCATGCACGAACTGAATCGTCGCTACCGTTGCAGGAACCGCCCGACCGACGTGCTCTCGTTTCCCCTGGCAGCAGGAGCTCCAGTCCATACCGACCGCCTGGTCGGCGAGGTGTACTGCAACTACGATCACGCGCGCCGATGGCGCGCCGGGCATGGCGGCACGATCGCCGACGAGCTGGTGCGGTTGGCGGTGCACGGTTGTCTGCATCTGCTGGGATACGATCACCACACAGCCCCGGATCGCGACCGGATGGTACGCGCCGAGCGGAAGTATCTGCGGATGAGTGGATTGATCGCGCATCGCAACGGACAGGGGCACGGTTCGTGA
- a CDS encoding hemolysin family protein — protein sequence MLVTAGAIALLLGAIYAAASAGVQLFTMADHEITTTQLRGHRARFVETLTRNPREILLAATLFKSLMFLAVVVIVVWMVPRWARQLEWPGPPFVVVGLIAVWLLRIWVGEILPRASIPDSNNGGENPRLAWLALLWWGFRPVLALTRPLHRRRTPQERFTDREEIVEHAIDSLAESAGLDEPVIEEDERRMIQGVIGLEDTEVREVMVPRINIVAVEAHDSMDKVRRLVRASGHSRLPVYDKDIDTIVGILYAKDVFCADHSDTPPEPATLARRAFFVPETKRVDALLEEFKRTKTHIAIVVDEFGGTAGLVTMEDILEEIVGEIEDEHDARHQAIERLDNMSVRADGVVPLEDVADLFEVELPEDDFETVGGLIYDRVGGVPQRGQTVSDFGLEFTVEEMDGQRIRRVRVEKRPEPKPESPVRED from the coding sequence ATGCTGGTGACCGCCGGCGCGATCGCCCTCTTGCTGGGTGCGATCTACGCCGCGGCATCGGCGGGAGTTCAGCTCTTCACGATGGCCGATCACGAGATCACAACGACACAACTGCGCGGGCACCGCGCGCGATTCGTCGAAACGCTCACACGGAACCCGCGCGAGATCCTGCTGGCGGCCACGCTGTTTAAGTCGTTGATGTTTCTGGCGGTCGTTGTGATCGTCGTCTGGATGGTGCCCCGCTGGGCGCGACAGTTGGAGTGGCCGGGGCCGCCGTTTGTGGTCGTCGGGCTGATTGCCGTCTGGCTCTTGCGCATCTGGGTCGGCGAGATTCTGCCGCGCGCGTCGATTCCCGACAGCAACAACGGCGGCGAGAACCCGCGTCTGGCATGGCTGGCGCTGCTCTGGTGGGGATTTCGTCCGGTGCTGGCACTGACACGCCCGCTGCATCGGCGCCGGACGCCGCAGGAACGGTTCACCGACCGCGAGGAGATCGTCGAGCATGCCATCGATTCGCTGGCTGAGTCGGCCGGACTCGATGAACCGGTCATCGAGGAAGACGAACGCCGCATGATTCAGGGCGTCATCGGCCTCGAAGACACTGAGGTCCGTGAGGTCATGGTCCCGCGCATCAACATCGTCGCAGTCGAGGCGCACGACTCGATGGACAAGGTCCGGCGACTGGTGCGCGCTTCGGGACACTCACGGCTGCCGGTGTACGACAAAGACATCGACACGATCGTCGGCATCCTCTACGCAAAGGACGTCTTCTGCGCCGACCATTCCGACACACCGCCCGAACCGGCCACCTTGGCACGGCGCGCATTCTTTGTCCCGGAAACGAAGCGTGTCGATGCTCTGCTTGAAGAATTCAAGCGCACTAAGACACACATCGCCATCGTCGTCGATGAATTCGGCGGTACCGCCGGACTGGTCACGATGGAGGACATTCTCGAGGAAATCGTCGGCGAGATCGAAGACGAACACGATGCCCGCCATCAGGCCATCGAGCGACTCGATAACATGAGCGTACGCGCCGACGGCGTCGTGCCGCTCGAAGACGTCGCCGATCTCTTTGAGGTCGAGCTGCCCGAGGACGACTTCGAAACAGTCGGCGGGCTGATCTACGACCGCGTCGGCGGTGTCCCGCAACGCGGACAGACCGTCTCCGACTTCGGTCTGGAGTTTACCGTCGAGGAAATGGACGGGCAGCGGATCCGGCGCGTGCGGGTCGAGAAACGCCCCGAACCCAAACCCGAGTCGCCCGTGCGCGAAGATTGA
- a CDS encoding SprT-like domain-containing protein, producing the protein MVRPRSRQPSQVDLFAPKPILLPDEAELAGRFAQFNAVHFDGTLPPAIVRWSLRMRIAGSCDYEHRIITLSRLYHLHFPEEIDDTLKHEMIHLVFHRHDAVFAAEARRVGASLHCREYDGLHPRARYVYICPNCRTLFPRSRRERLYCGRCCPRRIDPRFELVLREPASRLAARRPLTARQRPSPRHRKLRANGDLFDSW; encoded by the coding sequence ATGGTTCGACCACGCTCCCGACAACCGTCACAGGTCGATCTCTTCGCCCCCAAGCCGATTCTACTCCCCGACGAAGCCGAACTGGCAGGGCGCTTCGCTCAATTCAATGCCGTCCACTTTGACGGGACTCTGCCGCCTGCAATCGTGCGCTGGTCATTGCGTATGCGCATCGCCGGCAGTTGCGACTACGAACATCGCATCATCACGCTGTCACGACTGTATCACCTGCATTTCCCCGAGGAGATCGACGACACGCTCAAGCACGAGATGATCCATCTCGTCTTTCACCGCCACGATGCCGTCTTCGCGGCCGAGGCGCGACGGGTCGGCGCATCGCTGCATTGTCGCGAATACGACGGGCTGCATCCGCGCGCACGGTATGTCTACATCTGCCCCAACTGCCGAACCCTCTTTCCCCGCTCCCGGCGTGAACGGCTGTATTGCGGGCGCTGCTGCCCCCGACGGATCGACCCGAGATTTGAACTGGTCCTGCGAGAACCGGCGTCGCGTCTGGCCGCCCGCCGTCCGCTCACCGCTCGGCAACGTCCATCTCCACGACACCGAAAGCTTCGTGCCAACGGCGACCTCTTCGACTCGTGGTGA
- a CDS encoding sugar phosphate nucleotidyltransferase encodes MLAGGRGTRLRPYTTSFPKPLMPVGDRPILEILVGQLARAGFSQLIVAVGHLAGLIEAYFGDGSRFGVHITYAREDEPLGTVGPLRALDDRLPEHFLVANGDVLCDVDLTAFLNEHAHAAPARDLSIATVQRRVHSEYGVIECGADGIVCGYLEKPTFPLRVSTGIYAFSRTALELIPKGARMDFPDLVLKLLRHGCRVVTHDHSGLWLDIGRADDYEAAQQLIAEQPNRFETVMTRSESKVPSSQSPKREVTL; translated from the coding sequence ATTCTCGCCGGCGGTCGCGGGACGCGTCTGCGCCCGTACACGACGTCGTTCCCAAAGCCGTTGATGCCGGTCGGCGACCGTCCGATTCTGGAGATTCTGGTCGGCCAACTCGCCCGAGCCGGATTCTCGCAGTTGATCGTCGCCGTCGGACACCTGGCAGGATTGATCGAAGCGTACTTCGGCGACGGTTCGCGATTCGGCGTGCACATCACTTATGCTCGTGAAGACGAACCGCTCGGTACCGTCGGGCCGTTGCGGGCATTGGACGACAGACTGCCCGAACACTTTCTCGTCGCCAATGGCGACGTCCTCTGCGACGTCGATCTGACGGCATTCTTAAATGAACACGCCCACGCTGCTCCCGCGCGCGATCTCTCCATCGCGACGGTCCAACGGCGTGTGCATTCCGAATACGGCGTCATCGAATGCGGCGCTGACGGCATCGTCTGCGGATACCTGGAAAAGCCGACGTTTCCCTTGCGTGTCTCCACCGGCATCTACGCGTTTTCGCGCACGGCGCTGGAGCTCATTCCGAAAGGCGCGCGCATGGACTTTCCCGACCTGGTGCTGAAGCTGTTGCGCCACGGATGCCGCGTCGTCACGCACGATCATTCAGGGCTCTGGCTCGATATCGGCCGCGCCGACGACTACGAAGCGGCGCAGCAGTTGATCGCCGAACAGCCGAATCGATTCGAAACGGTGATGACGAGATCCGAATCGAAAGTGCCATCGTCGCAATCGCCAAAACGGGAGGTGACACTGTGA
- a CDS encoding SDR family oxidoreductase has product MSTASVTSSCPSYVRELPGRADRLGMTGDSPRTPAEVHGALHAKVALVCGVRNAIGRAIATTLAQHGARIAFDAVPGSNTAETLSAVIESFGTNAMPTGNMTDPETRSHGMAEGPLWGAGQVYERFGQIDILVYVVSGNESHDRTPLHQMHNRQWDECAHRHLDLVYRLVREVINPMRQRRFGRIVLITDPIAPSQYQAHAYSDIGQSGLVALTRTLARENADHNVTANCVCPGLIERPGCRSNGPDDPQAKTFRKRAEIEHIPAQRYGRPEDVAHLVTFLCSDRSAYITGQRIAVDGGLSA; this is encoded by the coding sequence GTGAGCACGGCGTCTGTGACGTCATCGTGTCCGTCGTATGTGCGCGAATTGCCCGGGCGCGCTGATCGATTGGGAATGACAGGCGATTCGCCGCGCACACCCGCAGAAGTTCATGGCGCGCTGCATGCAAAAGTGGCGCTGGTCTGCGGCGTCCGCAATGCCATCGGCCGGGCAATCGCCACGACGCTGGCGCAGCACGGCGCGCGGATCGCTTTCGACGCCGTGCCCGGATCCAACACCGCCGAGACGCTCAGCGCGGTCATCGAATCATTCGGCACCAACGCCATGCCCACCGGCAACATGACCGACCCCGAGACACGATCACACGGAATGGCCGAAGGTCCGCTTTGGGGGGCGGGGCAGGTTTACGAACGCTTCGGACAGATCGACATTCTCGTGTATGTCGTCAGTGGGAATGAATCGCACGATCGCACGCCGCTTCATCAGATGCACAACCGTCAATGGGATGAGTGTGCGCACAGACATCTTGACTTGGTCTACCGTCTGGTGCGCGAGGTGATCAATCCCATGCGGCAGCGACGTTTCGGACGCATCGTGCTGATCACCGATCCTATCGCGCCGTCGCAGTACCAGGCGCACGCGTATAGCGACATTGGCCAGTCCGGATTGGTCGCGTTGACCCGGACATTGGCGCGTGAGAACGCCGACCACAATGTCACCGCTAATTGTGTTTGCCCCGGCCTCATCGAACGACCGGGGTGCCGTTCCAATGGTCCTGACGACCCGCAAGCGAAAACGTTTCGCAAACGCGCAGAGATCGAACACATTCCCGCACAACGCTACGGCCGTCCCGAGGATGTCGCCCATCTCGTGACGTTTCTGTGCTCCGACCGCTCCGCCTACATCACCGGCCAGCGCATCGCCGTCGACGGGGGATTGTCGGCGTAA